The Porphyromonas pogonae genome segment TCTCAACTCAGGATTCTTCTCAGAAGCATTTACAGTGCCCACGTAGCGCTCCAAAACGCCATTGAGAGCTTTCTCGGCAAGTAGTTTGCCGTCAGCCGTCTTCCAGCGCAAGAGGTCGTCACGGCGCAGGCCTTCACCTGCAAATTCCACGCCACGCTCTCTGTGGATAAGCTCCCTCAGAGTTTCTTTAGATGCATATTTGGCTTTATCCACAGCGGGCATACCGGCACGTTTACGCACAGCATCGATAGCTTGGTACACCTCGTTTGATGGGCCTGCGAGTTCGTTCGACGCTTCGGCGAAGGTGAGTAACACTTCCGCATAGCGGAATACAATGGGCGATGCCCCTGTACTCCATATATCGGCATACTGCGTCATGGGGTGCGTATACTTTGCCCATGAGAGAGCTGTCTTGGAGGAGTTGTCTGCTGCCGTAGGGAAGTTAGGATTGGCTTTGCCGTTTATTTCCTTGTCCAGCGTATTCAATACCACCGTAGAACCATCATTGGTAATAAAATTACACCCCGGATATTCGATAGTCATAGCCATACGAGGGTCTCTACCTTTGAACGGATGTGTGGCATCAAATCCGGATTGTGGCTCATGTATGGTGAGGCCGTTGGCCATCTCATAAGTATCCACGAGGTTTTTGGTAGGTACAAGGCATGACCATCCACCAAAGCCATTGTTGTATAACGAGCCGATCTCACCATTGCCCCATCCTGTGTGCTTGCTAAGAGGTTTGGTGTTGGGGATATATTCCACAGCCAAGATTATCTCACGTGATTTTTTGCCTTTGAGAGTAAAAATATCACTGTATACCGGCTCCAGGTTGTAGACATTGAGATCCATGATTTTTCTGGCACGGTCTTTGGCCGTAGCCCAGTCACCGTAGTAAAGTGCTTGGCGCATACGCAAGGCCAGAGCTGCGCCTTTGCCCATACGTCCCAGTTCGGCCGGTGTAGCTTTGAGTTCAGGGACGATAGCATCCAGCTCCTTCTCAATGAATGCGCGCACATTAGCCTCCGTTTCACGTGGTACTTTAGCTTCTTCAGAGTTATTATATACTCCTATAATAGGTACCCCGCCATAGTTCCAGTTGAGTATAAAATAGTTGTAAGCGCGTATCAGGCGCACCTGAGCCGTGAGGTCCTTTTTAGCCCCCTCCTCTGCAAACTTTACGCCACCTATTTTCCCCATAAACTCATTACACCTACGGATCATAGTGAAATTATACATATCCACCCCGGGGTTACTGGGGCTGATGGTGCCATTGCCTATGGGATTGTATCCCTCCCAAGAGAATTGGTTGTATCCGAAATCCGAAGTACAATCCCAGTACAACAGCCTGGGGCCTTTTTCCCAGCCATCATAGCAA includes the following:
- a CDS encoding RagB/SusD family nutrient uptake outer membrane protein, with translation MIRLKNYIALGAVALITASCSLDTVPHDALPGNTVWTENEAQKFAVGCYDGWEKGPRLLYWDCTSDFGYNQFSWEGYNPIGNGTISPSNPGVDMYNFTMIRRCNEFMGKIGGVKFAEEGAKKDLTAQVRLIRAYNYFILNWNYGGVPIIGVYNNSEEAKVPRETEANVRAFIEKELDAIVPELKATPAELGRMGKGAALALRMRQALYYGDWATAKDRARKIMDLNVYNLEPVYSDIFTLKGKKSREIILAVEYIPNTKPLSKHTGWGNGEIGSLYNNGFGGWSCLVPTKNLVDTYEMANGLTIHEPQSGFDATHPFKGRDPRMAMTIEYPGCNFITNDGSTVVLNTLDKEINGKANPNFPTAADNSSKTALSWAKYTHPMTQYADIWSTGASPIVFRYAEVLLTFAEASNELAGPSNEVYQAIDAVRKRAGMPAVDKAKYASKETLRELIHRERGVEFAGEGLRRDDLLRWKTADGKLLAEKALNGVLERYVGTVNASEKNPELRATINVNASPKDKKIEDRSFKPHNRFLPIPQSALDNNPKLKQNTGY